One Cyclopterus lumpus isolate fCycLum1 chromosome 7, fCycLum1.pri, whole genome shotgun sequence DNA window includes the following coding sequences:
- the dnajc5ab gene encoding dnaJ homolog subfamily C member 5 yields MDQQRQRSLSTSGESLYAVLGLDKAATTEDIKKCYRKLALKFHPDKNPDNPDASDKFKEINNAHSILSDATKKNIYDKYGSLGLYVAEQFGEENVNTYFVLSSWWAKALFVFCCLSTGCYCCCCLCCCCNCCCGKCKPRPPMDQEPEFYVSPEDLEAQMTADERDGGEPIVMQPSSATETTQLTTDAHQSYRTDAY; encoded by the exons ATGGACCAGCAGAGACAGAGATCTCTCTCCACATCAGGAGAATCGCTGTACGCCGTGCTGGGACTTGATAAGGCCGCAACGACAGAGGACATCAAGAAATGTTACag GAAACTAGCATTGAAGTTTCACCCAGACAAGAACCCGGACAACCCAGACGCATCTGATAAGTTTAAGGAAATCAACAATGCCCACTCAATCCTCAGCGATGCCACTAAGAAGAACATCTATGACAAATACGGTTCGCTGGGGCTCTACGTCGCAGAGCAGTTTGGAGAGGAGAACGTCAACACCTACTTTGTTCTGTCCAGCTGGTGGGCGAAG GCCTTGTTTGTCTTCTGCTGCCTGTCCACAGGCTGTTATTGCTGCTGTTGTCTGTGTTGCTGCTGTAACTGTTGCTGCGGTAAATGTAAACCTCGGCCGCCCATGGACCAGGAGCCCGAGTTCTACGTCTCCCCCGAGGACCTGGAGGCCCAGATGACCGCTGACGAGAGAG ATGGCGGTGAGCCCATCGTGATGCAGCCATCCTCAGCCACAGAAACCACCCAGCTCACCACTGATGCCCACCAAAGCTACAGGACCGACGCatactag
- the LOC117733318 gene encoding proteasomal ubiquitin receptor ADRM1-like isoform X1 gives MSSGALFPSLVSGSRGTSSKYLVEFRAGKMTLKGNVVTPDKRKGTVYIQQSDDSLIHFCWKDRTTGNVDDDLIIFPDDCEFKKVSQCTTGRVFVLKFKAGSKRLFFWMQEPKTDKDDEYCRKVNEYLNNPPIPGAAGSGGGSGHELSALGGEGGLQNLLGNMSHNQLMQLIGPTGLGGLGGLGALAGPGLANLLGSGGPATSISSSSSRSQSAAATPSSGAAPRQSSSQAPTTPVTPAATAVSPTSVAPSTPASAQTPLAPASVGSPASHQPIQLSDLQSILATMNVPAASAAQGAAVDLASVCTPEMMAPILTNAEVQQRLLPFLPSGESLLQSADEIQNTINSPQFQQSMSMFSSALASGQLGPLMSQFGLPTEAVDAANIGDVEAFAKAMQDSKGDAKKKKEDDEDMSLD, from the exons ATGTCGTCAGGTGCTCTCTTTCCAAGCTTGGTGAGCGGCTCTAGGGGAACCTCCAGCAAGTACTTGGTGGAGTTTCGTGCTGGGAAAATGACCCTGAAAGGGAACGTAGTGACACCGGACAAACGCAAGGGCACTGTATACATTCAGCAGTCTGACGACTCCCTAATTCACTTCTGCTGGAAGGATAGGACGACTGGAAATGTTGATGAT GACCTGATCATCTTCCCAGATGACTGTGAATTCAAGAAGGTGAGCCAGTGCACCACTGGACGTGTCTTCGTGTTGAAGTTCAAGGCCGGATCCAAAAGACTGTTTTTCTGGATGCAG GAACCAAAGACTGACAAGGATGATGAGTACTGTCGTAAAGTGAATGAGTACCTGAACAACCCTCCCATTCCCGGAGCGGCAGGAAGCGGAGGCGGCAGCGGTCACGAACTCTCTGCActcggaggagagggaggtctGCAAAACCTGCTGGGAAATATGAGCCACAACCAGCTGATGCAGCTGATCGGACCAACTGGATTGGGAGGACTCG GAGGTTTGGGAGCTCTAGCAGGACCAGGACTTGCCAACTTGCTGGGCAGTGGAGGACCTGCCACAAGCATCTCCTCATCCAG CTCTCGTAGCCAGTCAGCAGCTGCCACTCCATCATCAGGCGCAGCCCCCAGACAGAGTTCCTCTCAGGCCCCCACCACCCCTGTGACTCCTGCTGCAACCGCTGTCTCCCCTACAAGTGTTGCTCCTTCCACTCCAG CCTCAGCTCAGACCCCACTGGCCCCAGCCTCTGTGGGAAGCCCTGCCTCCCACCAGCCCATCCAGCTCAGTGACCTTCAGAGCATCCTTGCCACCATGAATGTCCCGGCAGCGTCGGCTGCTCAGGGAGCAGCAG tgGATTTAGCAAGCGTTTGCACTCCGGAGATGATGGCTCCCATCCTGACCAACGCTGAGGTCCAGCAGAGgcttcttcccttcctccctagTGGAGAAAGTTTACTGCAGAGCGCTGATGAGATCCAGAACACAATTAACTCACCTCAGTTCCAACAG TCCATGAGTATGTTCAGCAGTGCCCTGGCCTCCGGGCAGCTCGGCCCTCTCATGAGTCAGTTTGGACTGCCGACAGAAGCTGTGGACGCCGCCAACATAGGAG ATGTGGAGGCGTTTGCCAAAGCCATGCAAGACAGTAAAGGAGacgccaagaagaagaaagaggacgACGAGGACATGAGTCTGGATTAA
- the LOC117733318 gene encoding proteasomal ubiquitin receptor ADRM1-like isoform X2: protein MSSGALFPSLVSGSRGTSSKYLVEFRAGKMTLKGNVVTPDKRKGTVYIQQSDDSLIHFCWKDRTTGNVDDDLIIFPDDCEFKKVSQCTTGRVFVLKFKAGSKRLFFWMQEPKTDKDDEYCRKVNEYLNNPPIPGAAGSGGGSGHELSALGGEGGLQNLLGNMSHNQLMQLIGPTGLGGLGLGALAGPGLANLLGSGGPATSISSSSSRSQSAAATPSSGAAPRQSSSQAPTTPVTPAATAVSPTSVAPSTPASAQTPLAPASVGSPASHQPIQLSDLQSILATMNVPAASAAQGAAVDLASVCTPEMMAPILTNAEVQQRLLPFLPSGESLLQSADEIQNTINSPQFQQSMSMFSSALASGQLGPLMSQFGLPTEAVDAANIGDVEAFAKAMQDSKGDAKKKKEDDEDMSLD from the exons ATGTCGTCAGGTGCTCTCTTTCCAAGCTTGGTGAGCGGCTCTAGGGGAACCTCCAGCAAGTACTTGGTGGAGTTTCGTGCTGGGAAAATGACCCTGAAAGGGAACGTAGTGACACCGGACAAACGCAAGGGCACTGTATACATTCAGCAGTCTGACGACTCCCTAATTCACTTCTGCTGGAAGGATAGGACGACTGGAAATGTTGATGAT GACCTGATCATCTTCCCAGATGACTGTGAATTCAAGAAGGTGAGCCAGTGCACCACTGGACGTGTCTTCGTGTTGAAGTTCAAGGCCGGATCCAAAAGACTGTTTTTCTGGATGCAG GAACCAAAGACTGACAAGGATGATGAGTACTGTCGTAAAGTGAATGAGTACCTGAACAACCCTCCCATTCCCGGAGCGGCAGGAAGCGGAGGCGGCAGCGGTCACGAACTCTCTGCActcggaggagagggaggtctGCAAAACCTGCTGGGAAATATGAGCCACAACCAGCTGATGCAGCTGATCGGACCAACTGGATTGGGAGGACTCG GTTTGGGAGCTCTAGCAGGACCAGGACTTGCCAACTTGCTGGGCAGTGGAGGACCTGCCACAAGCATCTCCTCATCCAG CTCTCGTAGCCAGTCAGCAGCTGCCACTCCATCATCAGGCGCAGCCCCCAGACAGAGTTCCTCTCAGGCCCCCACCACCCCTGTGACTCCTGCTGCAACCGCTGTCTCCCCTACAAGTGTTGCTCCTTCCACTCCAG CCTCAGCTCAGACCCCACTGGCCCCAGCCTCTGTGGGAAGCCCTGCCTCCCACCAGCCCATCCAGCTCAGTGACCTTCAGAGCATCCTTGCCACCATGAATGTCCCGGCAGCGTCGGCTGCTCAGGGAGCAGCAG tgGATTTAGCAAGCGTTTGCACTCCGGAGATGATGGCTCCCATCCTGACCAACGCTGAGGTCCAGCAGAGgcttcttcccttcctccctagTGGAGAAAGTTTACTGCAGAGCGCTGATGAGATCCAGAACACAATTAACTCACCTCAGTTCCAACAG TCCATGAGTATGTTCAGCAGTGCCCTGGCCTCCGGGCAGCTCGGCCCTCTCATGAGTCAGTTTGGACTGCCGACAGAAGCTGTGGACGCCGCCAACATAGGAG ATGTGGAGGCGTTTGCCAAAGCCATGCAAGACAGTAAAGGAGacgccaagaagaagaaagaggacgACGAGGACATGAGTCTGGATTAA